A part of Papilio machaon chromosome 11, ilPapMach1.1, whole genome shotgun sequence genomic DNA contains:
- the LOC106714336 gene encoding glutamate receptor ionotropic, kainate 2-like isoform X1, which yields MHFVKESVFYLFISLLQHALADRTIGAIFDDGSFLYEAAFNVAIEAASENQENPFVPNVIRTSPGDVVEAENAVCSLLESNVFGVFGPIHRSSLQHVQSIADYLELPQIITEFIEAQNRNWSAINLYPSHIAYSQVFADIIKMKGWIDFTIIYEGAELLPFLNNILTMQNLVTDENIRMTVVQLPDGDDNRIQLKSIKMSGSVNYLVISGKENLAEILLQAQQVGIMSDKHSYIIMNPDFHTIDIELFKHGGSNITGVRFFDQSAENIQNFIKSLNEQVTDLSEGKIENAVPESALSFNLALVYDAVSLYTTALKTIGLEEGSNITCEYQDTWNFGSSIINFVRTMEIDGMTGVIKFDEDGLRSDFEVDVLEVMSHGFEKVGTWNAEDGYEDTRTVIPPVEEEGSDSMKGKHFIILTALSAPYGMLRESSNKLEGNNRYEGFGIEVIEELAKMNEFNYTFDIQADGVYGSYDSKTKKWTGMMEKIMDGRADFAITDLTITAARQKVVDFTSPFMNLGITILYKKPTKQPPDLFSFISPFSLEVWGWLAGAYVGVSVLLFILGRFAPEEWQNPYPCIEEPETLDNQFTLANAFWFTLGSVLTQGSEIAPIAVSTRMAGSMWWFFTLIMVSSYTANLAAFLTVESKFYAIKSVSDLASNPYGITYGAKKGGATFSFFKESDNLLYQKMYHYMDEHPELMTSTNDEGLLRVKSEKENYAFLMESTSIEYMVERNCDVAQVGGLLDNKGYGIAMKKNSPYRQPMSESILQLQEEGKLARMKDKWWKEKRGGGACADDDASSGDAQPLVLANVGGVFIVLVAGSALAVVCAFIEMIFDVWMISRTHKVSFKDELIAELKFILSFSGDTKPVRHRESTGSKSPKRDDDDDKSGDVEFTGDDNRPDHAPTPRSERSSHSNHNAHSRRQSNAIQIARMRKFT from the exons ATGCattttgtaaaagaaagtGTTTTCTACTTGTTTATTTCCTTACTCCAACATGCTTTGGCAGATAGAACTATTG GAGCAATATTCGATGATGGTAGTTTTCTATATGAGGCTGCTTTTAACGTAGCCATAGAAGCAGCGTCAGAAAATCAGGAGAATCCATTCGTACCGAATGTCATCAGAACTTCACCAGGTGATGTTGTTGAGGCAGAAAATGCAGTATGCTCTCTTCTAGAA AGCAACGTGTTTGGTGTGTTTGGACCTATTCATAGATCTTCATTACAACATGTGCAGTCCATAGCCGATTACTTGGAGCTGCCGCAAATTATTACAGAGTTCATAGAGGCACAAAATCGAAATTGGTCTGCCATAAATTTATACCCAAGTCACATAGCATATTCTCAG GTTTTTGCTGATATTATCAAAATGAAAGGTTGGATagattttactattatttatgaaGGTGCTGAGCTTTTACCGTTTTTgaacaacattttaacaatgCAGAATTTAGTAACAGATGAAAACATCCGAATGACAGTTGTCCAACTACCGGATGGCGACGATAACAG aataCAATTAAAGAGCATAAAAATGTCTGGTTCAGTTAATTACTTAGTAATAAGCGGTAAAGAAAATCTAGCTGAAATCCTTTTACAAGCTCAACAAGTTGGAATTATGTCAGACAAACATAGCTACATAATAATGAATCCTGATTTCCACACAAttgatattgaattatttaaacacgGAGGCTCTAACATTACAG gtgtGCGATTTTTTGATCAAAGTGCAGAGaacattcaaaattttataaaatcgcTAAATGAACAAGTTACAGATTTATCGGAGggtaaaattgaaaatgctGTTCCGGAATCAGcacttagttttaatttagcatTAGTATATGACGCAGTGTCCTTATATACTACTGCTTTGAAAACGATAGGTCTTGAGGAAGGTTCCAACATTACTTGCGAATATCAGGACACGTGGAATTTTGGATcaagtattataaatttcgTGAGAACT aTGGAAATCGATGGAATGACAggtgttataaaatttgacgaAGATGGTTTACGATCTGACTTTGAAGTTGATGTTCTCGAAGTTATGTCTCATGGGTTCGAAAAG GTAGGTACTTGGAATGCTGAAGACGGATATGAAGATACGAGAACTGTTATACCACCGGTTGAAGAGGAAGGAAGCGATTCAATGAAAggcaaacattttattatacttaccGCCTTG aGTGCACCGTATGGAATGCTCAGAGAATCTTCAAATAAGCTGGAAGGAAATAATCGCTATGAAGGTTTCGGAATAGAAGTCATAGAGGAGTTAGctaaaatgaatgaatttaactATACTTTTGATATCCAAGCTGATGGTGTTTATGGATCGTACGACAGCAAAACGAAAAAGTGGACTGGCATGATGGAAAAAATTATGGATGgt AGAGCTGACTTCGCTATCACAGACCTAACAATAACTGCCGCGAGGCAAAAAGTTGTTGATTTTACAAGCCCATTCATGAATCTAGGtattacaattttgtataaaaagccAACGAAACAACCGCCAGAtcttttttcgtttatttctCCTTTTTCTCTAGag GTTTGGGGTTGGTTGGCCGGAGCTTATGTGGGAGTGTCCgtccttttatttattttaggaagATTTGCTCCGGAAGAGTGGCAAAATCCATACCCTTGTATAGAAGAACCCGAAACATTGGATAATCAATTTACCTTAGCTAATGCTTTCTGGTTTACATTGGGCAGTGTACTCACACAAGGATCAGAAATTGCTCCCAT AGCAGTATCTACAAGAATGGCAGGAAGTATGTGGTGGTTTTTTACACTAATTATGGTGTCGTCATATACCGCAAATTTAGCTGCGTTTCTGACGGTCGAGTCTAAATTTTATGCTATTAAATCTGTATCAGATTTAGCAAGCAATCCTTATGGCATTACATACGGAGCAAAAAAGGGTGGTGCTACTTTCAGTTTTTtcaaa GAATCGGATAATTTACTGTATCAAAAAATGTATCACTATATGGACGAACATCCTGAACTAATGACATCAACAAATGATGAGGGACTATTAag ggtTAAATCCGAGAAAGAGAACTATGCGTTTTTGATGGAATCTACTTCAATTGAATACATGGTTGAAAGAAATTGTGATGTAGCGCAAGTAGGAGGTTTGCTAGATAATAAGGGGTACGGCATCGCTATGAAAAAAA ATTCACCTTACAGACAACCTATGAGTGAATCAATTTTACAATTGCAAGAAGAAGGCAAATTGGCAAGGATGAAAGATAAGTGGTGGAAGGAGAAAAGAGGTGGGGGCGCGTGTGCG gaTGACGATGCAAGCAGTGGTGATGCTCAGCCGCTGGTGCTAGCTAATGTCGGTGGTGTTTTCATTGTACTGGTCGCGGGATCTGCTCTAGCGGTCGTTTGCGCTTTTATTGAAATGATATTTGATGTCTGGATGATATCACGTACACATAAG GTATCATTTAAAGATGAACTAATTGctgaattaaaattcatattgaGCTTCAGTGGGGATACTAAGCCAGTACGACATCGGGAGTCGACAGGATCTAAAAGTCCTAAGAgggatgatgatgatgataaaagtGGTGATGTGGAATTCACTGGAGACGATAACAGACCTGATCACGCACCAACCCCGCGTTCCGAAAGATCTTCACATTCGAATCATAATGCTCACAGCAGACGTCAAAGTAACGCTATACAAATAGCAAGAATGAGAAAGTTTACttag
- the LOC106714336 gene encoding glutamate receptor ionotropic, kainate 3-like isoform X2 has product MLWQIELLSNVFGVFGPIHRSSLQHVQSIADYLELPQIITEFIEAQNRNWSAINLYPSHIAYSQVFADIIKMKGWIDFTIIYEGAELLPFLNNILTMQNLVTDENIRMTVVQLPDGDDNRIQLKSIKMSGSVNYLVISGKENLAEILLQAQQVGIMSDKHSYIIMNPDFHTIDIELFKHGGSNITGVRFFDQSAENIQNFIKSLNEQVTDLSEGKIENAVPESALSFNLALVYDAVSLYTTALKTIGLEEGSNITCEYQDTWNFGSSIINFVRTMEIDGMTGVIKFDEDGLRSDFEVDVLEVMSHGFEKVGTWNAEDGYEDTRTVIPPVEEEGSDSMKGKHFIILTALSAPYGMLRESSNKLEGNNRYEGFGIEVIEELAKMNEFNYTFDIQADGVYGSYDSKTKKWTGMMEKIMDGRADFAITDLTITAARQKVVDFTSPFMNLGITILYKKPTKQPPDLFSFISPFSLEVWGWLAGAYVGVSVLLFILGRFAPEEWQNPYPCIEEPETLDNQFTLANAFWFTLGSVLTQGSEIAPIAVSTRMAGSMWWFFTLIMVSSYTANLAAFLTVESKFYAIKSVSDLASNPYGITYGAKKGGATFSFFKESDNLLYQKMYHYMDEHPELMTSTNDEGLLRVKSEKENYAFLMESTSIEYMVERNCDVAQVGGLLDNKGYGIAMKKNSPYRQPMSESILQLQEEGKLARMKDKWWKEKRGGGACADDDASSGDAQPLVLANVGGVFIVLVAGSALAVVCAFIEMIFDVWMISRTHKVSFKDELIAELKFILSFSGDTKPVRHRESTGSKSPKRDDDDDKSGDVEFTGDDNRPDHAPTPRSERSSHSNHNAHSRRQSNAIQIARMRKFT; this is encoded by the exons ATGCTTTGGCAGATAGAACTATTG AGCAACGTGTTTGGTGTGTTTGGACCTATTCATAGATCTTCATTACAACATGTGCAGTCCATAGCCGATTACTTGGAGCTGCCGCAAATTATTACAGAGTTCATAGAGGCACAAAATCGAAATTGGTCTGCCATAAATTTATACCCAAGTCACATAGCATATTCTCAG GTTTTTGCTGATATTATCAAAATGAAAGGTTGGATagattttactattatttatgaaGGTGCTGAGCTTTTACCGTTTTTgaacaacattttaacaatgCAGAATTTAGTAACAGATGAAAACATCCGAATGACAGTTGTCCAACTACCGGATGGCGACGATAACAG aataCAATTAAAGAGCATAAAAATGTCTGGTTCAGTTAATTACTTAGTAATAAGCGGTAAAGAAAATCTAGCTGAAATCCTTTTACAAGCTCAACAAGTTGGAATTATGTCAGACAAACATAGCTACATAATAATGAATCCTGATTTCCACACAAttgatattgaattatttaaacacgGAGGCTCTAACATTACAG gtgtGCGATTTTTTGATCAAAGTGCAGAGaacattcaaaattttataaaatcgcTAAATGAACAAGTTACAGATTTATCGGAGggtaaaattgaaaatgctGTTCCGGAATCAGcacttagttttaatttagcatTAGTATATGACGCAGTGTCCTTATATACTACTGCTTTGAAAACGATAGGTCTTGAGGAAGGTTCCAACATTACTTGCGAATATCAGGACACGTGGAATTTTGGATcaagtattataaatttcgTGAGAACT aTGGAAATCGATGGAATGACAggtgttataaaatttgacgaAGATGGTTTACGATCTGACTTTGAAGTTGATGTTCTCGAAGTTATGTCTCATGGGTTCGAAAAG GTAGGTACTTGGAATGCTGAAGACGGATATGAAGATACGAGAACTGTTATACCACCGGTTGAAGAGGAAGGAAGCGATTCAATGAAAggcaaacattttattatacttaccGCCTTG aGTGCACCGTATGGAATGCTCAGAGAATCTTCAAATAAGCTGGAAGGAAATAATCGCTATGAAGGTTTCGGAATAGAAGTCATAGAGGAGTTAGctaaaatgaatgaatttaactATACTTTTGATATCCAAGCTGATGGTGTTTATGGATCGTACGACAGCAAAACGAAAAAGTGGACTGGCATGATGGAAAAAATTATGGATGgt AGAGCTGACTTCGCTATCACAGACCTAACAATAACTGCCGCGAGGCAAAAAGTTGTTGATTTTACAAGCCCATTCATGAATCTAGGtattacaattttgtataaaaagccAACGAAACAACCGCCAGAtcttttttcgtttatttctCCTTTTTCTCTAGag GTTTGGGGTTGGTTGGCCGGAGCTTATGTGGGAGTGTCCgtccttttatttattttaggaagATTTGCTCCGGAAGAGTGGCAAAATCCATACCCTTGTATAGAAGAACCCGAAACATTGGATAATCAATTTACCTTAGCTAATGCTTTCTGGTTTACATTGGGCAGTGTACTCACACAAGGATCAGAAATTGCTCCCAT AGCAGTATCTACAAGAATGGCAGGAAGTATGTGGTGGTTTTTTACACTAATTATGGTGTCGTCATATACCGCAAATTTAGCTGCGTTTCTGACGGTCGAGTCTAAATTTTATGCTATTAAATCTGTATCAGATTTAGCAAGCAATCCTTATGGCATTACATACGGAGCAAAAAAGGGTGGTGCTACTTTCAGTTTTTtcaaa GAATCGGATAATTTACTGTATCAAAAAATGTATCACTATATGGACGAACATCCTGAACTAATGACATCAACAAATGATGAGGGACTATTAag ggtTAAATCCGAGAAAGAGAACTATGCGTTTTTGATGGAATCTACTTCAATTGAATACATGGTTGAAAGAAATTGTGATGTAGCGCAAGTAGGAGGTTTGCTAGATAATAAGGGGTACGGCATCGCTATGAAAAAAA ATTCACCTTACAGACAACCTATGAGTGAATCAATTTTACAATTGCAAGAAGAAGGCAAATTGGCAAGGATGAAAGATAAGTGGTGGAAGGAGAAAAGAGGTGGGGGCGCGTGTGCG gaTGACGATGCAAGCAGTGGTGATGCTCAGCCGCTGGTGCTAGCTAATGTCGGTGGTGTTTTCATTGTACTGGTCGCGGGATCTGCTCTAGCGGTCGTTTGCGCTTTTATTGAAATGATATTTGATGTCTGGATGATATCACGTACACATAAG GTATCATTTAAAGATGAACTAATTGctgaattaaaattcatattgaGCTTCAGTGGGGATACTAAGCCAGTACGACATCGGGAGTCGACAGGATCTAAAAGTCCTAAGAgggatgatgatgatgataaaagtGGTGATGTGGAATTCACTGGAGACGATAACAGACCTGATCACGCACCAACCCCGCGTTCCGAAAGATCTTCACATTCGAATCATAATGCTCACAGCAGACGTCAAAGTAACGCTATACAAATAGCAAGAATGAGAAAGTTTACttag